The Rouxiella sp. WC2420 region TTGAACTGGTAGGCACCACCGCAGCAGAGACTAAAGATCCGAAAAAATCGCTGCCCCGCGCTATCAACGCCATTCCGCTGCGTATCATCATGTTTTACGTTTTCGCACTGATTGCCATTATGTGCGTAACGCCGTGGAGCTCGGTTGCCTCTGATAAAAGCCCGTTCGTTGAACTGTTTGTGCTTGCCGGCCTGCCCGCTGCTGCCAGCATCATCAACTTTGTGGTGCTGACGTCCGCCGCCTCTTCCGCCAACAGCGGCATTTTCTCCACCAGTCGCATGCTGTTTGGTCTGGGACAGGAAGGAATGGCGCCAAAAGCCTTTGGCAAACTGTCTTCGCGTGCCGTACCGTCCAACGGACTGATTTTCTCCTGCATCTGCCTGCTGGCAGGCGTAGTGCTGATTTATCTAATCCCTAACGTATTGACGGTGTTCACTCTGGTTACCACGGTTTCAGCGATTCTGTTTATGTTCGTCTGGACCATTATCCTGTGTTCATATCTGGTTTATCGCCGTAAACGCCCACAGCTGCACGCCGCTTCGGAATATAAAATGCCGCTGGGGATTTTAATGTGCTGGGTCGGGATGGCATTCTTCGCCTTCGTACTGGTGCTGTTGACACTGCAAGATGATACCCGCCAGGCACTGATGGTTACGCCACTGTGGTTCGTTATTCTGGGAATCGGCTACTGGATCCGTTGTAAAAAGCAGCCAGCACTGAAGTAATGCCGCTGCTCAATCAATGAAAAATGCCCATCGGTTTAACCAGATGGGCATTTTTTTATCGATGGCAAGAGTTGGCAACATTACTCTCGCGGCCTGATACCTTGAATAATAATCTGCTGTAAGTTAGACACCGCCTGCTCAAAGAAAGCCTCGTCATCTAATGTCTGGCCGCTAATAGCTTCAATCTGCACGCCGAAATCGGCATAGTGCTGGGTGGTTGACCACAAAATAAACAACAGATGCAAAGGCTCTATCGGCGCAAGTTGTCCGGCTTTTACCCATCCACGAATAATCGCAGATTTTTCGTCAACCAGCTGTTTAAGATGAGTACTCAACACCTGTTTAAGCAGCGGCGCGCCCTGCAACATCTCCAGGCAAAACAGTCGTGAAGCTTGAGGATGGTCACGCGACACGCAAAGCTTGAGATAGATAT contains the following coding sequences:
- the cycA gene encoding D-serine/D-alanine/glycine transporter, with translation MQNETEIIAKTEEETPEHLRRNLSNRHIQLIAIGGAIGTGLFMGSGKTISLAGPSIIFVYMIIGFMLFFVMRAMGELLLSNLEYKSFSDFAADLLGPWAGYFTGWTYWFCWVVTGIADVVAVTSYAQFWFPGLSQWVASLIFVLILFGLNLATVKMFGETEFWFAMIKIVAIVGLIITGLVMVLMHYQTPSGSVAAFSNLWDNGGFFPKGISGFFAGFQIAIFAFVGIELVGTTAAETKDPKKSLPRAINAIPLRIIMFYVFALIAIMCVTPWSSVASDKSPFVELFVLAGLPAAASIINFVVLTSAASSANSGIFSTSRMLFGLGQEGMAPKAFGKLSSRAVPSNGLIFSCICLLAGVVLIYLIPNVLTVFTLVTTVSAILFMFVWTIILCSYLVYRRKRPQLHAASEYKMPLGILMCWVGMAFFAFVLVLLTLQDDTRQALMVTPLWFVILGIGYWIRCKKQPALK
- the rutR gene encoding HTH-type transcriptional regulator RutR, with protein sequence MKPVAAEGTTGNKKPPSRRSRAVAAKRTTIMAAALEFFSLYGIHGTSLDQVAERADVSKTNLLYYFPSKEDLYVAVLKDLLDIWLEPLAALNADQQPMQAIKEYIYLKLCVSRDHPQASRLFCLEMLQGAPLLKQVLSTHLKQLVDEKSAIIRGWVKAGQLAPIEPLHLLFILWSTTQHYADFGVQIEAISGQTLDDEAFFEQAVSNLQQIIIQGIRPRE